GCATCGAGTGCGTTGACTCCGTCCCAAGGCGCGATGGCCGCGTGCGACTCCTTGCCGGTGAAGTGGACACGGAACTTGACGTTGGCCAGCATGCGCACAAAAGAGACGCCCCGGATGTGGGACGGGAGGTTGTGGCCTGGCCCTGGATGGACCATCAACGCTGCCGAAGCTCCCTTGTAAGCGCCGGCTGCAATCAACTTCAGtttaccaccacctccctcctcggcaggAGTCCCCAGGAGACGAACACGACCTGGCAGGCCGGATGCCTTGAGAGCGGCCGCAACGCCAAGGAACGAGGCGAACGATGCTGAGGCAATCAAGTTGTGTCCACAGGCGTGGCCGATGCCAGGAAGGGCGTCATACTCGGCATTGAAGATGACAAGACGGCCACCAGAGCCGAACTCGGCAGAGAATGATGTCTCGAGCCCAAAGGCATGGGGCGTCACCTTGAAGCCCAGTGAGGTCAGGATGGTGACGAAGGCTTCGTGTGCCTTGAACTCTTCATATGCTAGCTCGGGATTGGAGTGTatttggtggttgatggatgaTATCTCGGCGTTTCTAGCTTGTATCTCATTTTCGATCACGGACGTCCACCGTTGAgccatgttggtgaggaCGTTGATGAGGACTTGATGAAAGGGAttggtgatggatgatgccAGCCAGGAGAAGAACTCAAGTTGGGCAACCGTCTTATATCAGGTTTTGGACAGACCACAACGCCGAATATCCTCAAAACGGTCCGCCAAGGTCTCTGCGAACGGCTCAACTCTCAGCATCACAAAGATCGGTCTGGCTGATGATGGCATTGGATGATTTGCCCTTGGCGCTCCCCGCCACGACAACCCCACCGTTCTCTGATGGTGTTGGTCACTTCAACCAATGGTGCGAGAGTGTGTTCAATATCATCGAGACGGCCATTCGTTCAATTACCTACTCACGCTACTCTGCCGATACCTGAGAGCAAATGATTTCATTGGATATACCGAGACGAAGGAGCAAATCGTGAACTCGACGCCAGGTGCGCAGTCACCCCCGCATCCCCCACATGCCGCCGAAACCAGCAACTGGCACACCGAGACACGAGGCTTGAAAGATGTCGCGAATCTTGGCCATTCCAACCCTTGACCCACCCTCTTGAAGCAGCAACACACAACGCATTGCTTGAACAAGACCTTCATCTTTGAGTTCCCCCAACGCCCAGATTCGCTTGAACGGATCTGTCGTCTCGATCCCCGCCCAGAACAGCGGCCACTGCATGCGATCTGGCTGGTCTTCTCTGCCGGTGGCTAAGCTTTTCTGGATGAGGAGCAACAAAGAATCAACGACGTCGGCAATCTTGACAGTCTGGGACTGGGGTGAAGAAAAGGCGAGATGTTCCTCAGTCAAACTGCATCGGAAGTGGTAGATGCGGAGTGTATAAAAGTTCACTCCAGCCCAATCTGCGTTCAACATCACACGATCTCGGAGCGCAGCATTTGAAGAGGTTAGGCGTAGAACGCGAAGAGGACCTGGCTCACACTGCAAGGCCTGTATCTTGCTCAGGATTTCGTCGCTGGCCTTTGGATCCAGGGGCAGCTGTTCATCGGCAGCGTTATTGACCTCCTGCACGAGGACCCAGGTGTCGTGGATCATGTCAAGAGCGCTGGAGTTCTTCATGTCGTCCACAACCTCGTCATCGGGATATCTCCCGGCCCAGAACGATTCCAGAGTGGTTCTTGAAATCTTGTACAGATCTACCAAAGCTtgccgagaagctgacgaAGTTAGAAGCCTGGAAATCctcccaccttctccttgtgTGGCTGCTTGTGCATCAATCCAAAAAAGCCAAACCATAAGACGAGCCAACAGTGCCTTTTTCGGCTCCGGCCAGGCCGGATTCTCCGCATCTGCAGAAGTCAACatttggtggaggttgaaAGCCGTCAAGtactcctccatcatcttgcTGAGCTCACTCATCAGCATGCGGTTTCCTGCAGCATGGCGACGCTTCTGATGCAGGTAAAGGAACCAAAAACAGGACATGGCATTCAGAGGGTCGATTTCGCGACTTCGGATCTCTGCCTCCAGCTGCTGATGCCCGAGACGATAGTTCTCATCGGCACGGGCAAACAGGGCGCCTTGGGATCCTGCTCGCCACGCCATTTCGTTCTGTGTTGCTGCCAGGAGGAGATGCAAGACAGCTTTGCTTTCGCGGGCTGTCTCCCACACAATAGCATGAGTAGACCAGTTGGGATTCTTCGcgctcccaaacccaaacgTCGCGCTGCTACGGTACCATGCCAAAGCCTCGCGCTCCGCTTGGGACGGGGATACGCCCAAAGGCAGAGGGGCGAGAAGGGCCTCGGAGCTGATGTGCATGTCCAATGTTGGTTCGGGATACGGGACAGGAAACCATGGCATGAAGTCCGAGCAGCCTAGGCCCGTGAGAAAGCTGAAGTCTGGGACTATGGGCAGGTCGCTCATCGACAAGTCAACGTCCGGCGTCCAAGTGGATGCTTGAGCCTGAATGAGTTGGTCATGTGTGTCGTTGACGGCGGGAGCTAAACGTCTGAGAGACCGACTTTCAGCTTGCGGGATGTCTTCCTCTGGCTGGTGGGTCTGTAGttccggaggaggaggccattcACACCCTGCCTTTTGCTTGACACACTTCAAGCAAACAGGGTGTCGCTCATCGCATTTGACATGTCTAGCACGGCACGTCAAGCAGCCTTGCATTGATGCTTGGTCAGTCAAGTGGCTACCCAACCCCACGGGGGATGCTTACCGTTCTTGGATCTCGTCCCGGTTCTCGGTTCAGCGGAGGACATAGAcatcttcttggtcttgccgACGCGATGTAAGCGTGTACCCGAGTTGGAACTtcggcgagggtgttggtaAGTGACAATGGCGTGATGGAAGTCGGGTCATCAGGTTACCTACAGATTTAAGTGGCGACCCATTTTTATCTTATTATCTTCTCTTCGCATGTCGTCCCTTCTTCGTTGGGGAAGGTGTGCttgcggggttggggttgtgacTATCCAGCCTCGTTCTCACAGAGCTGACCCCTCATGGTCCTGGTGGTTGAAGTGTCGGCTCGACAGACCAATCATCTTTGACCGTCGCGTGAACGCACCAATCGTCTTGTCTCTTCTGCGCGGTTTCTGCATGCACCGAGAGGACAGGGCTTGAAGGACAAATATTGGGTACGCTGCTGTCATCTACAGCTCAGACTGGCCCAGCTGCAAGCATTGACACGAGGACTCAAGCCATGGTGTAAAAAGGTAAACTCTTTCTGTCTCTCTATCCTCATACGTAAGTATCTGCATACAGGTTTTCTTCTATTCGTCTGCTCTAACACCCATTACAAACCCAGGTGCGCCACTCGGCTAGCTGGCTTGCACCCTCCACAACTTCCAATTATTCCTGCAATGGTCTCTGTTATGTCCTATCAagccttcttgttctcggtGCTTCCGAGTGCTTGCAGTTTCTTGGCGTGGAATTGCTGTTAAATGTCAATCGTCACGATCAGGGAGATAAAGGGGGTCATTGGCTGAAGGAACCACTTACACCATCCACACCAGCCCCAACCAGCTTGAGCGGAATCTTTTGCAACAACCAAGGCACCGGAACATTGACACGGGTCACCTTGGCATCCTCATCTTTGACCTCTGGGTTCAAGAGGACATTCCTCGGAAGCAAAGGGTCGAAAATCGAGGGCCTTGCCAACCCAACCATATCGCAATCACCCCTCCTAagcgcctcctccatcccaagCCTGGTGGTGAAGCCCCCCGTAACCATCAATGGAATCCCGGCTAACTCCCGCTTGGCTACTCTGGCAAACTCGAGAAAGAACgcctctcttttcttggTGCTCTCGGCGAGCATCTCCCTCGGTTTGATATCCTCAAAACTGCCCCCGCTGATCTCGACAAAATCCAGCTCTGTCTTTGCCAGGAGTCGGAGCTGCTCGATGCTGTCTTCTTTGCCTTGCCTGTCGGTTTGCTGGTGATCCACGCTGTTTAGCTTGAGGCCTACGACGAACCCTTTGTATTCTTTGGTGGCTTCCCTCACGGCAGCGATGATCTCGAGGATGACGCGGGCTCGCTTGGCAGCTGTGCCACCGTAGGCATCGGTTCGCTTGTTGGAATGAGGGGAAAGGAACTGcgtgaggaggaagccgtGGGCGGCGTGGATCTGGACGCCGTTAAAGCCggctttggcgaggatgagggcggAGTGGGCGTgctgggtgatgagggaTTGGATTTCGGGGATGGTCATTTCTCGGGGgtgggcgaagaggagggtaCGGGCTATctttgggaggaggccggggCCTAGGTCgaggggaatgggggagggggccaaGGGGGGTTCGAACATGGAGCGGGCTTTGGAGGCGAAGCGGAGGAGTTGTTTGCCCGGGTGGATTAGTTGGACTATTactggggatgggggggtggtggaggaggcagggGGGCGGAAGGAAGCTGCCCAGGattggagggaggagaggagggtttcttcggggaggttgggttggttggcaAGAAcggcgttggtggtgactTGGAGGGGGTCGATGGCTACCGAgccggtgaggatgaggcccCAGGAGCCGGTAgaccaggaggaggagatggcttttaattggggggaggggaggttggtggtgggatcgGCGCAGTCTTCGAACATGGAGGCTTTGGCGAggcggttggggatggtgaggttggcgacggggagggttaggggttgggagaggaggaggttagGTGATGGAGGCATTTTGGGTGTTGCTGAAGGGGCGGAAGGAGCTTTGGTGAGTATTGAAGATTCAGGGGGTCAAAGCGTGATATCAGGATACGGTGGTGTGGTCTGGAGTCAGCAACGGGTGCAGCTATGCAGTGGGCATGGTGGTGTTTATACTTGAGCATGGAGGCCTTGGTTTGTCTACTTCCGTTGCCCAAGCGGATCATGCCCGTTCCCATGTTTCCCTTTTGACTTCACTGCCTCACTTCCATAAGGCACGCGTGTCACATTGGGTCATACGGCGGGCCTCGGTGTTGACGCTGGACCATCACCAAAGTGTCCGTTTAGCAGGGGTTTTTCTTCGAGATATTTGTCAAACGGACAAActtttccttcttgtctAAGAAGTCACTCATCGAGGCTCCATATCTCGGAGACATATGATGGTTAGGGTGAGGCATGGAGTCTCGCTTTGCTTGTGTAAGCCATCGCGCGCGGATTCCGTTTTGGGACTAGCGGCTgtgcaaccccaacccttgACACAAAGTCACTACAGCCACTTGTTGATGACAATGAGGACAATGTTGGGATGGTTACACCAGCGGCCTACAATTTCTAAGCC
The sequence above is a segment of the Podospora pseudocomata strain CBS 415.72m chromosome 2 map unlocalized CBS415.72m_2, whole genome shotgun sequence genome. Coding sequences within it:
- a CDS encoding uncharacterized protein (COG:E; MEROPS:MER0014418; EggNog:ENOG503NUFT), coding for MAQRWTSVIENEIQARNAEISSINHQIHSNPELAYEEFKAHEAFVTILTSLGFKVTPHAFGLETSFSAEFGSGGRLVIFNAEYDALPGIGHACGHNLIASASFASFLGVAAALKASGLPGRVRLLGTPAEEGGGGKLKLIAAGAYKGASAALMVHPGPGHNLPSHIRGVSFVRMLANVKFRVHFTGKESHAAIAPWDGVNALDAVCLSYNAISMLRQQIRPYDRIHGIFKSAGDRPNVTPGNCCVEYYIRSQTRAQAEALWQRVLKCFEGAALATGCQMHTEPLNSYADVRPSASLCKAYVEAMPEGTVSYDEPKDILAGSTDMGDVCYECPGFHGVFGIGTEEGSPNHTKGFTRAAATEDAFARAVECGKGMALVGWRVLSDDVFADEMQKEWEADMKLAAQGK
- a CDS encoding uncharacterized protein (COG:S; EggNog:ENOG503P0R2), whose protein sequence is MRREDNKIKMGRHLNLSNSGTRLHRVGKTKKMSMSSAEPRTGTRSKNGCLTCRARHVKCDERHPVCLKCVKQKAGCEWPPPPELQTHQPEEDIPQAESRSLRRLAPAVNDTHDQLIQAQASTWTPDVDLSMSDLPIVPDFSFLTGLGCSDFMPWFPVPYPEPTLDMHISSEALLAPLPLGVSPSQAEREALAWYRSSATFGFGSAKNPNWSTHAIVWETARESKAVLHLLLAATQNEMAWRAGSQGALFARADENYRLGHQQLEAEIRSREIDPLNAMSCFWFLYLHQKRRHAAGNRMLMSELSKMMEEYLTAFNLHQMLTSADAENPAWPEPKKALLARLMVWLFWIDAQAATQGEGGRISRLLTSSASRQALVDLYKISRTTLESFWAGRYPDDEVVDDMKNSSALDMIHDTWVLVQEVNNAADEQLPLDPKASDEILSKIQALQCEPGPLRVLRLTSSNAALRDRVMLNADWAGVNFYTLRIYHFRCSLTEEHLAFSSPQSQTVKIADVVDSLLLLIQKSLATGREDQPDRMQWPLFWAGIETTDPFKRIWALGELKDEGLVQAMRCVLLLQEGGSRVGMAKIRDIFQASCLGVPVAGFGGMWGMRG
- a CDS encoding uncharacterized protein (EggNog:ENOG503NU8T; COG:C) is translated as MPPSPNLLLSQPLTLPVANLTIPNRLAKASMFEDCADPTTNLPSPQLKAISSSWSTGSWGLILTGSVAIDPLQVTTNAVLANQPNLPEETLLSSLQSWAASFRPPASSTTPPSPVIVQLIHPGKQLLRFASKARSMFEPPLAPSPIPLDLGPGLLPKIARTLLFAHPREMTIPEIQSLITQHAHSALILAKAGFNGVQIHAAHGFLLTQFLSPHSNKRTDAYGGTAAKRARVILEIIAAVREATKEYKGFVVGLKLNSVDHQQTDRQGKEDSIEQLRLLAKTELDFVEISGGSFEDIKPREMLAESTKKREAFFLEFARVAKRELAGIPLMVTGGFTTRLGMEEALRRGDCDMVGLARPSIFDPLLPRNVLLNPEVKDEDAKVTRVNVPVPWLLQKIPLKLVGAGVDGQFHAKKLQALGSTENKKA